The following coding sequences are from one Dermacentor silvarum isolate Dsil-2018 chromosome 4, BIME_Dsil_1.4, whole genome shotgun sequence window:
- the LOC119449080 gene encoding uncharacterized protein LOC119449080: protein MPVARGHYRIRGTMAATRYHPVPSSNQCQHPMVPAAVAVAIPRRRLPPPEIPSGCSGKHQWPLTRAIHHHGLPPPRTPSPHPPGPSLSSAASTQVSRRSPPPSPRVSTASKAQRPPQRSAAPEWLRPCPPATQSTTTRGQPPKLPL, encoded by the coding sequence ATGCCTGTTGCCCGGGGCCACTACCGCATCAGGGGAACAATGGCAGCGACCCGGTATCATCCAGTACCCAGCAGCAACCAGTGCCAACACCCcatggttccagcagcagtggcagTGGCAATCCCTCGGCGCCGGCTCCCGCCACCAGAGATCCCGAGCGGGTGTTCAGGCAAGCATCAGTGGCCATTGACCAGAGCTATCCACCACCATGGTCTCCCACCTCCGAGAACGCCTTCGCCGCACCCACCGGGGCCGTCGCTGTCAAGCGCAGCATCCACGCAGGTGTCGaggcgctccccccccccctcaccccgaGTTAGCACAGCGTCCAAGGCACAGCggccaccgcaacgaagcgccGCCCCAGAGTGGCTCCGACCATGCCCTCCAGCCACCCAGAGCACCACCACCCGCGGACAGCCTCCCAAGCTACCCCTGTGA